A region of the Microcystis aeruginosa FD4 genome:
ATATCGAGTATTTAGGAAGAATTGATGATGGGGTGAAAGTTAGAGGTTACAGAATTGAATTAGGGGAAGTGGAAACTATTTTAAATCAACATCCTCAAATTGCCCAAGCTGTTGCTACAGTTCAGGGAGAAACCGCCAGAGAAAAATATTTAGCCGCTTATTTTATTCCCCGTCCAGGTGAAACCATAAACCAAGTTGAATTACGTCATTTCCTCGAAAACTGGCTACCCGACTATATGATTCCCTCTGCTTTTGTTATGATGGAATCTTTTCAACTCAGTCCTAATGGTAAAGTTGATCGAAAAGTCTTACCAATACCCGATAAAAACCCCTTATCGTTAACTCAAAATTATGTTGCTCCTCGAACTGCAATTGAAGAAGTTTTAGCAGGAATTTGGGCAGAAATTTTAGAAGTCGAACGAGTTGGGATTGAAGACGATTTCTTTCTGTTAGGTGGGCATTCTTTAAAAGCGATTCAACTGATTAGTAAAATTCGTCAAACCTTAGAAATTGAAATTTCTGTGCGTCAACTTTTCAATCACTCAACCATCAGCCAATTAATTCAAGTCATGATTGAATTAGTGGGGAATGAAGAGTTACTGAATGAAATTGCCGTAACAGTTCAAGAAATTTCCCAACTTTCACCAGAAGAAGTTCAAGCTTTATTATCTCAAAGCTGAACCTAAATGACTTAAACTTTCTCTAATGGACATTGATTTAAACTTAAGGAAAAAAAATGACAAATCATCTCTTTGATTTAACAGATAAAGTTGCAATTATCACGGGTGCTGCCCGAGGAATTGGTCGGGTATTAGCCCAAGGATTAGCACAAGCTGGAGCTAAGGTGGTAATTGGTGATATTAATCAAGTTGGTGCTGAACAAACGGTTCAACTCATTCAAGAAGCAGGAGGCCAGGCCATCGCAATTGAGACGGATGTTCGTCAACGTCCAGCTTGTCAGAATTTAATTGAACAGGCCGTTGCTCATTATGGTCAACTCGATATTATGGTTTGTAATGCCGGGGTTGAAATTCTCAAAAACACTCACGAATTAGAGGAATTGGAATGGGATGAGGTTATTAATGTTGATTTAAAAGGTTATTTTAATTGCGCTCAACTCGCAACCAAACAAATGCTGAAACAAGGTACAGGAGGTTCAATTATTATGAATTCTTCTATCTGTGCCTTCGTTGCT
Encoded here:
- a CDS encoding SDR family NAD(P)-dependent oxidoreductase, with translation MTNHLFDLTDKVAIITGAARGIGRVLAQGLAQAGAKVVIGDINQVGAEQTVQLIQEAGGQAIAIETDVRQRPACQNLIEQAVAHYGQLDIMVCNAGVEILKNTHELEELEWDEVINVDLKGYFNCAQLATKQMLKQGTGGSIIMNSSICAFVAVPKSSGAYSAAKGGVNQLVKSLAVELASHKIRVNAFAPGYMNNMMEGTEGLRSTSDEMDELYTRIPMKRTGDLQELIGPVVFLASEASSYVTGAILMVDGGYTAI